From the genome of Hyalangium gracile, one region includes:
- a CDS encoding M20/M25/M40 family metallo-hydrolase has product MACTLFFSLRPLSPPAVVLTSGPAEVFSAERAWRHVEVLATEPRPVGSAGHQRAQRYLQESLQASGAEVHLLTGASVSVRYGVPFEAGRVTNILARLRGTAPEEASAVLLVAHYDSMPGSPGAGDDALGVAALLETVRALKAGPRLKGDVLLLFTDAEEGGLLGIQSFIQQHLGRERVGFVLNLDARGVRGPVLLVSAAGPVGELVSGARRAAAPLSASSALLWMARPWTRGTDFSPLAEAGLAGLNFVIVDGAARYHTGADTPEALDEGSLQQAGDMATALSRWFATHPVGASGHPRRPDTFFTLGPWLVRYPASLSIALALLAAALALAAYRMGARGGRWSAHQWLRSLPWALVLPAACAALGIAVWWGLSRVHPSLLPSPRADPYVPAPFRVGLLLLCVALAAGLARRLSPEGRMWAGPPAAAVLALFLLVRAAEASYLLALPLLAQAGAALWRTRARADRTQLAPALLDGAVLVVTVCLWAPFLFMGWIGLPLAQAALSCGITGLALLPLLPFLGRLRGAWGLFLGAALLCLLAGAFSARAGTAAQPSLSDVAYGWDAATGKGSWLSMSQRLDRYARTLLGDEALRGPSDFVNATDASVWQAPAPAEPLPAPRVEPELDEVRPDGTRQVRLRLASTREAPWLWVFLSPAVQVLEASVDGLPVADAASAPFPGERWGFRFVGLPPDGVVLELRVRVPVDGGDLTLVDQTFGLPASAPPRPDDVVTGRSWLSGSSLARTVWRLPGAVP; this is encoded by the coding sequence GTGGCCTGCACGCTCTTCTTCAGCCTGCGTCCGTTGAGCCCTCCGGCGGTGGTGCTGACGTCCGGGCCCGCCGAGGTGTTCTCGGCAGAGAGGGCCTGGCGTCACGTGGAGGTGCTCGCGACGGAGCCGCGGCCTGTTGGTTCCGCCGGACACCAGCGCGCGCAGCGCTACCTCCAGGAGAGTCTCCAGGCGTCCGGTGCGGAAGTGCACCTGCTCACGGGGGCCTCGGTGAGTGTGCGCTACGGCGTCCCCTTCGAGGCCGGACGGGTCACCAACATTCTGGCTCGGCTGAGAGGCACGGCGCCGGAGGAAGCGTCAGCCGTGCTGCTCGTCGCCCACTACGACTCCATGCCCGGCAGCCCCGGAGCGGGCGATGACGCCCTGGGGGTCGCGGCCCTGCTGGAGACGGTGCGCGCGCTGAAGGCGGGACCGCGGTTGAAGGGCGACGTGTTGCTCCTCTTCACGGACGCGGAGGAGGGAGGTCTGCTCGGCATCCAGTCCTTCATCCAGCAGCACCTGGGGCGTGAGCGGGTGGGGTTCGTCCTCAACCTCGACGCGCGGGGAGTCAGGGGCCCTGTGCTCCTGGTGTCCGCGGCCGGGCCCGTGGGGGAGCTCGTGTCCGGCGCGAGGCGGGCCGCCGCTCCCCTGAGCGCGTCCTCTGCGTTGCTCTGGATGGCGCGGCCGTGGACGCGCGGAACGGACTTCTCGCCGCTCGCCGAGGCAGGGCTGGCCGGGCTCAACTTCGTCATCGTCGACGGCGCGGCCCGCTATCACACGGGAGCCGACACGCCGGAGGCTCTGGACGAAGGAAGCCTCCAGCAGGCGGGAGACATGGCCACGGCGCTCTCCCGGTGGTTTGCCACACACCCCGTTGGGGCGAGCGGCCATCCCCGCAGGCCCGACACCTTCTTCACGCTGGGGCCATGGCTCGTGCGCTACCCCGCGAGCCTGTCCATCGCCCTCGCCCTGCTGGCAGCGGCCCTCGCCCTCGCGGCCTATCGGATGGGTGCACGCGGAGGGCGCTGGTCCGCTCACCAGTGGCTTCGCTCCCTGCCCTGGGCGCTCGTGCTGCCCGCGGCCTGTGCGGCGCTGGGCATTGCTGTCTGGTGGGGCCTCTCCCGCGTTCACCCGTCCTTGCTGCCATCCCCGCGCGCGGACCCCTATGTGCCTGCCCCCTTCCGCGTGGGGCTGCTCCTGCTCTGTGTCGCACTCGCCGCGGGGCTCGCCCGGCGCCTGTCTCCCGAAGGCCGGATGTGGGCAGGGCCGCCGGCCGCGGCCGTCCTCGCGTTGTTCCTGTTGGTGCGCGCAGCGGAGGCGAGCTACCTGCTGGCACTCCCGCTCCTGGCACAGGCCGGCGCGGCGCTGTGGCGCACCCGCGCCCGCGCGGACAGGACGCAGCTCGCCCCGGCTCTCCTGGATGGAGCCGTACTTGTCGTCACCGTGTGCCTCTGGGCGCCGTTCCTCTTCATGGGGTGGATAGGGCTCCCGCTCGCGCAAGCAGCGCTCTCCTGCGGCATCACGGGCCTGGCGCTCCTTCCGCTGCTCCCGTTCCTCGGGCGCTTGCGGGGGGCCTGGGGCCTCTTCCTCGGTGCAGCGCTCCTCTGCCTCCTGGCAGGCGCTTTCTCCGCGCGCGCCGGGACGGCCGCCCAGCCCAGTCTCTCCGACGTGGCCTATGGCTGGGATGCGGCAACGGGCAAGGGCTCGTGGCTCAGCATGAGCCAGCGCTTGGACCGCTACGCCCGAACCCTCCTGGGTGACGAGGCTCTCCGCGGCCCCAGTGATTTCGTCAACGCCACGGATGCGAGTGTGTGGCAGGCCCCGGCGCCTGCCGAGCCCCTGCCGGCTCCGCGAGTCGAGCCTGAGCTGGACGAGGTGCGCCCGGACGGTACGCGACAGGTCCGCTTGAGACTCGCATCGACGCGGGAGGCGCCCTGGCTGTGGGTCTTCCTCTCGCCCGCCGTCCAGGTCCTCGAAGCCTCCGTGGATGGACTGCCGGTGGCGGATGCCGCTTCGGCGCCGTTCCCCGGTGAGCGCTGGGGGTTCCGGTTCGTCGGCCTGCCGCCAGACGGCGTCGTCCTGGAGCTGCGCGTCCGCGTGCCTGTAGACGGAGGGGACCTGACACTGGTGGACCAGACCTTCGGGCTGCCCGCCTCCGCGCCTCCACGCCCGGATGATGTCGTCACCGGGCGCTCGTGGCTGTCAGGCTCGAGCCTCGCTCGGACGGTCTGGCGCCTTCCCGGAGCTGTCCCCTGA
- a CDS encoding serine/threonine protein kinase, producing the protein MRRRGGDERPTPENAMGKKVPLLEVDPRCLPLGMRVGPWRIRGWSGRGANGSVYRVERAGPGADGRFALKMAHFPRDERFEREAWLLSRTRSPHVPRLHARGEWKHPFGTFPYLVMDWIEGEPLYDWAERHKPSSRQMLRVLAQVARALEAVHAIGGVHRDVKGDNVLVRPADGRAFLLDFGAGHYRGAATLTSKLLPPGTSVYRSPEAWAFLGLFKRHPTAHYPASTSDDLFALGVMAYRLVTDEYPPPTQPEEPGSEVWREGGAGPRPPRELNPNVSPELDALILRLLSREPVERFEGQSRKAAEALEQAGAGAETEGEGPPSSWEHERAEVMRPQVPRRPRSPLWGTEMAVAVLGLLLACLMGATLHRARNGVGDGSERASPEKGTVAVGDRSHDTSASTHGGVPTADGKLTVARALPETPLPGQSKPPCKRAGEVAIHGGCWSALRDLKPPCKEEGKEDAYDWKGGCYVPSYPVGREPTSDSP; encoded by the coding sequence GTGCGACGAAGGGGTGGAGATGAGCGCCCCACGCCGGAGAACGCCATGGGGAAGAAGGTGCCCTTGCTGGAAGTGGACCCGCGGTGCCTGCCGCTGGGGATGAGGGTGGGCCCATGGCGGATCCGAGGCTGGAGCGGGCGAGGCGCCAACGGCAGCGTGTACCGGGTGGAGCGCGCCGGGCCTGGGGCAGATGGCAGGTTCGCGCTCAAGATGGCTCACTTCCCTCGGGACGAGCGCTTCGAGCGCGAGGCGTGGCTGCTCTCACGAACGCGGAGCCCTCACGTGCCCCGGCTCCACGCGCGGGGCGAGTGGAAACACCCCTTCGGAACCTTTCCGTACCTCGTCATGGACTGGATAGAGGGAGAGCCGCTGTACGACTGGGCCGAGCGGCACAAGCCCTCCTCGCGACAGATGTTGCGGGTGTTGGCCCAGGTTGCACGCGCCCTCGAGGCCGTCCATGCCATCGGTGGCGTGCACCGCGACGTAAAGGGGGACAATGTGCTGGTGCGGCCGGCGGACGGCAGGGCCTTCCTCCTGGACTTCGGGGCGGGGCACTACCGGGGCGCGGCCACGCTGACCTCGAAGCTGCTGCCTCCGGGGACATCCGTCTACCGCAGCCCCGAGGCCTGGGCGTTCCTGGGCCTCTTCAAGCGCCACCCGACCGCGCACTATCCCGCCAGCACGAGCGATGACCTGTTCGCCCTGGGAGTGATGGCCTACCGGCTGGTGACGGACGAGTATCCGCCGCCCACCCAACCGGAAGAGCCAGGCTCGGAGGTATGGCGCGAGGGAGGTGCAGGGCCGCGCCCTCCGCGCGAGCTGAATCCCAACGTGAGCCCGGAGCTGGATGCACTCATCCTGAGGCTGCTGTCCAGGGAACCCGTGGAGCGCTTCGAAGGTCAGTCCCGGAAGGCGGCCGAGGCACTGGAGCAGGCCGGGGCAGGCGCGGAGACGGAGGGGGAGGGGCCTCCGTCCAGTTGGGAGCACGAGCGCGCGGAGGTCATGCGCCCGCAGGTGCCGCGCAGGCCCAGGAGCCCCTTGTGGGGAACGGAAATGGCGGTGGCTGTCCTCGGGCTGCTGCTCGCCTGTCTCATGGGGGCCACACTGCACCGAGCTCGGAACGGGGTAGGGGATGGCTCGGAGAGGGCCTCTCCCGAGAAGGGCACGGTCGCGGTGGGCGACAGGAGCCATGACACCTCCGCATCGACGCACGGCGGGGTGCCCACGGCAGACGGGAAGCTGACGGTGGCACGGGCCTTGCCCGAGACACCGCTCCCTGGCCAGAGCAAGCCTCCATGCAAACGAGCGGGTGAGGTGGCGATCCACGGCGGATGCTGGTCCGCGCTCCGCGACCTCAAACCGCCCTGCAAGGAGGAGGGGAAGGAGGACGCGTATGACTGGAAGGGAGGCTGCTACGTGCCTTCGTACCCCGTCGGGCGAGAGCCCACCTCGGACAGCCCCTGA